The genomic interval CAGACAATCCAGcgctctgtgttgttgtctggcatgtgtgtttgcagtagTGTGATTTATTGTTTGCTTATTGTTTTCCGCCTGTTTGTTACCTGGTGATTCTCCTGTGTGTTTGCCGATTGGTCTGATTTGTTACCTTGTTAAAGTGATTATTTACACGACCCTTAGATTAAGTTTGGTGTAATTACACTTAAATGGAGAAGCCGTTTGTATGTCTTCCACTTTCACTGTATTGTGCTGCTCCTTCTGTACTAGCCCTGTTCatatgggttagggttaaggtTAGCGTTGTTCCTGTTCTGATCTATTATAACAAAACTTATGAAGACtgatatagtttttttttttcctttcgtGCTGCAAATACAGGAAGTATTCTTTATTTTGACCatccaaaaatataaaaaaaggtaaCTATAAATGTCCCATAGTGCAAATATTACTCATTGACATCACTTTGtagaacattttaaaggaagaatgtgcaactttttgatccagtagatgtcgcccctgagcaccagcatgaaaccaaaacaaactgctttttggCGACACCGcggctattctgaagcctccgctctcctccagcggcacacctccaaccccactCCACTCACGTTTTCACAAAGGAGTTTTCAATTAGAAAGCACCATGATTAAGTGCTGGGGGCTGACAAAATTGTCTTCAgcttgagctgcaatcacctgtggcctgcatttttgtgttagcaggctaatgttagcacactttagttaactCAGCTTCATATTGCATCTAAAGACACTTCGAGTATGTGACATACAAATagtcagtgagtatgttattatcttttctagtccttgactaaaacagctttatacacaaggccgtcccgtccatgtaaacacgatgtaaacacggctctgacaacagtacagctggcaggactcgagcttctcactcattgtagacagtcatgactcagagagacatttaaagaagatCGTCTTGATTTCTGGTGTAATTATTATGTgtaaaaaagtcacacattcttcctttgaggCTGCATCATGGACTCTTAACTTGATTTCACACGTGTCATTAGAGGGAGCTCTCATCCAGCTGCCTCTGGGCTTTACAGGTGTTCATCAGCTTCGTATAGCCGTGTGCAACATATGGCCACCTAATGTTTTGAATAGTTTTAACAGTTTTCTTAAGGAGTGCATTAGTTTTGTAGCCTCCTTTAGGGatgcagctgcaacaacaacaacgtgaTATTCAAAGAGACGCACCGAATGTGAAAATCATGGCCCACATCTAAACCCATGTTTGAAGTGACAATTAAGCCCATAGCTGATTCCTATACCAATGTGtttatattacttttttaataattcttcatgtctgtttttcaaatgagccGTGAGATTTGATATGAACGCTCGCTGCTCGCTACAAGTCCCTCCTCTTGGAATGTCACTGGAACATGTCTAACAGACTGCATGTCGCTGATCTTCCTCAGAGACGCTGTAAGActtccagagtttttttttttttacaaacggGGGAGTCTCCTGCCCAATTAAAACGTCTTCTCtaaacacaacagatacacgtcagatactgACGTCGGTGcatgccactttttttttttttgcagtttacTGATGTTCATTATAGACACCAGTGAATCCCTTATAATTTATAATGTGCTGCTTATGTTTAGGATGGATTGTTTGGGAAGTTGCGATGACCATCTTTCATCAAAGTGTCGTCtttaatttgcttttttttgtgaagagaAAAGCCCGAAGCCGAAATCTGCTTATTTATCTTGACAGAGAAGAACAGCAAATCTTTCCATTTAAGAAGTTAGAAACCATCAAACGGTGACATTCCCCTTTCAGTTTGACTAGTTATCAAAGATAGTTATCGCGGGGTGTCAGGACACGGTGTTGTTGCCGTTTATGGATCCCAGAAGAATCGTCTCTGTCCTCGTGAAAAAAAGACGATCTCGGAAAGCTGGAGCGTCTGCTTTGAATCAGCATCCTCCGTCCTAATCTGTTGTGACTGGTGTCACAGTGCAGCGGAGTGAAGATATGGCCATATTAGCTCTGCTGAAGTctgacagctgtttgtggtAGAAGACAGACACGAGAGAGAGAAGCCCCGAGCTCCGATCAGCATCAGGTCTTGGCGCTCTCTGGCCTCTTCTGtgtgccagagagagagagagagagagagtggcttTTGTCTCTGCTGGTGTTTACCTTTTGTGGGCACACCCTGAGGTGCTAAAGGAAGGTGCTTTGTGTTATCTCTTGCCAAAAATAATGCATTTGCTTTGAAGTCCAAACAAAGCAAATAGTAGTGAAATCCTGAGGTGTGAACTTAGCCGGCCTCCTCTAAGGCCTGCAGCTCCAAACTTCAGCTAAccaatgaaaatattttaatcacaaacaaacaagagaagcAGTGTCATGATTACAGCAGTGCTGGACAATAGTGCTGTagcttttctttctgtgatatttattgtgatgtgaatgtgatgtgaatgtgtgtgtattgaaaaatacattacaatacAAGTTTCTATAGGCTCAAATATCAATATGATAGTAGTAGATCTGGAGTAATAACCCTGTGCTCTCCTGGTCCTAAGACTGGACAGATTTCATTACAGCAAAGTCAAGAGTAAAAGGGGGAGTGGCCTGTTGTTTGACCTCCTGCCATCACTCTTTATTTCTTAATTCAACTGTTTTTTCTAACCAGTTCTCCCTGCTGTCACTCTGTGTCTTGTCTATTAGCAAACACCATGGCGGAGCATGAACCCACACCGGAGGAGCTGGCGGCCATCGCAGCGGCCAACGAAGAGTGCGAGTCTTCTGTCAACTACAAACCTCCGGCCCAGAAGAGCTTACAGGAGATCCAGGAGCTGGACAAAGACGACGAGAGCCTCCGCAAGTACAAGGAGGCGCTGCTGGGTAGCACTAAAACAGTCGCAGGTTTGTGATGCCAATGAGCCCTCACTCaaataaaagtcagaatttaaacttCATTTACAATGTTTGACCCAGCCtctcttagtgtgtgtgtgcatatgtttgCATCCAACAGCTGGTGAAGCTGCTGGTCTGTTTGTAATAGCAATAGTGCTGAGAGTCCAACGTCAGCTATGTGTTATGAAAACACTCTGCCTACTCCAGTATGTATGGATTCATGCAAAGCAGAAGATAACAGAATCATTTCAGCTGTTTGAGCTTTTTTcatgcaacaaaacaaagagaatttttttttaaactcatgttttcatataaatattaaaagaaaatcttgTAACTAATCCCTCAGGGCTGGGTATCTGtactttatacattttattaaagttaCCCATTAACTGAAAAATTCaactttatttcatattttaatatatgAGTGTAGCACTTTCAAAGCAGCGGTTGTAAATTGCTCCATATACTCTgtgcgcgctgcggtccgtcagcattttgctccgtcggacggcgcGCGCcccctgccccactgggtctgtttctggagCGTCAGCACATCCATGAGGAGCTGTACGCGCATCAcaggagagctacaagatcacacggtGGAGAGGTGCCGGCTCACTTCCCGAGCActtgccgaggtgcccttgagcaaggcgcCGACACCCTCTTCCCCCCCTTAGATTTTGTGATGAAGAGTGCAACCATTATTACTGAATTAAtaataaatctctctctctctctctctctcttagatCCAACCGCCCCGAACGTTCAGGTGACGAAAATGACCCTGTTGTGCGAGGCGGCGCCGAACCCCCTAGTCCTCGACCTGACGGGTGAGTGACCCCTGAacgacaccttttttttttttttttttttttcatgagcgCACAGAAGCCCAGATGAAGCCAGCTGTGCTCCCTCATATCAATCACACGGGTAGCATGATCTCATTGTAACATGAATTACGAGCAGTCATCAGCCAATCAGTGAGCGCTAACTCAGAGCAGAGGACCTGCTGGCTCATTAGTGGGCTAATAACTAATGATACGATTCCTGTGGAAGTGGGAATACAAGACATTTCCTGGTAGCACACCAGAGCAGAGGAGGCAGGCTTCAGTACATTTGAGGCGCTGTGCCACCTGGTGGTCAGTATGAGTACTACAGTGTTAAATCCAAACACAGGGGAAATAGtttcattttgtatgttttttggcTTTAGTGAAATAATTTAATTGAACTCCAGTCTATAATATTCTTTAGTAAAACCTCAGTCTTCTCTCTTgcttgacttttcttttcatgtcgTGTTTCGTTCTCTTGCAGGAGACCTGGACGGCTTCAAGAAGAAACCATTTGTGCTGAAGGAGGGAGTCGAGTACAAAATCCAAATCACCTTCAAGGTGAGGGGGTCTGCTTCTTGTCACACagtcctctctgtttctgttgtgtgcGACCGTTGCTGGCAACGCTGATGTTCCTGCAGCTGCAGCGAGTTTGTCTTTGTCACCGGGTACCGTTCAGCaggatgtgttgtgttttgcaggTTAACAAGGACATCGTGTCCGGCCTGAAGTACAACCAGCAGACGTTCAGGAAAGGTGTGAAGGGTAAGGCAGTGATTTAATATCTGTAATCCCTGATTTTGACCAGTAAATACTGTATGAAGTTGTATTCTTTGACTTTAAAGAACGGTTTTATTCTCACTCTTTAACACCATCGTACTCTCAGATGAGAAGATGTCACCATTCATCTCTGCGCACTAAATATAATATTACATCCTGAGAGTAAGCACTAAAAACAGTAACATAAGTTTTATTACAGAAATGATcgctcattttgtttttcatgaagaGGCACCAGTTTGT from Labrus mixtus chromosome 20, fLabMix1.1, whole genome shotgun sequence carries:
- the arhgdia gene encoding rho GDP-dissociation inhibitor 1; amino-acid sequence: MAEHEPTPEELAAIAAANEECESSVNYKPPAQKSLQEIQELDKDDESLRKYKEALLGSTKTVADPTAPNVQVTKMTLLCEAAPNPLVLDLTGDLDGFKKKPFVLKEGVEYKIQITFKVNKDIVSGLKYNQQTFRKGVKVDKSDYMVGSYGPRPDEAYEFLTTMEEAPKGMLARGTYNIKSKFTDDDKHDHLSWEWCLTIKKDWKD